From the Bacteroidota bacterium genome, one window contains:
- a CDS encoding MMPL family transporter: protein MWKYLSNKILRNRIAFITGLILATVFMGYEAGKIELSYDFAKILPSNDSTYIDYLNFKQTFGEDGNVMVIGFQDKALFNLKKFNDWYTLSEDIKRLKGIQEVMSVAKLYNVVRNDSLDKFDFKPVVTQVLKTQQEADSIKGVIYSLPIYEGLIYNKESGATLMAITFNKADLNSKHRIELVGNIKQLAGKFAEKHNIKIHYSGMPYIRTEFMAIVSSEMVLFLVLAILVTALILWIFFRSFTSVLFSIVVVIIGVIWSVGILHLLNYKITILTGLIPPLIIVIGIPNCIFLINKYHLEFSTHGNKIKALTRTIQTIGLSLFLANITTAIGFGVLYFTNSSLLVEFGIVAAINVIITYFITLILIPIILSFLPEPAAKFTKHLEAKKLNKVLELIDYLVHNKRKVIYMLTTVVTIISLYGMTKIEIIGFVVDDLPEKHPIYSDLRFFEQNFRGVLPFEVLIDTKSENGVFNNNAEALYKIKSLQKLFAAHPEFSKSLSVVDAIKFSYQAHKGGNPKYYILPGITELQKLSGYGDSIKGKKNRFQSFIDSTKRLTRVTAQIADIGSEKMKLLVADLRPEVDSIFDPEHYNVKLTGHSLMFLKGNDYLLKNLIESLIIEIVLIILVGLALFRSVRIIFLSKLPCLIPLVITAGIMGFLGIRFKPSTILIFSIAFGISSDGTIYFLTKYRQELKHRTKSVTEAISATIKDTGISMIYTAIILFCGFAIFIASSFGGTVALGVLISVTLLVSMVTNLILLPSLLLSIDKKASKKEMLAEPLVGLEED from the coding sequence ATGTGGAAATACCTGTCGAATAAAATATTACGAAACAGAATAGCCTTTATTACCGGTCTTATTCTTGCAACAGTCTTTATGGGCTATGAAGCCGGTAAGATCGAACTTTCGTATGATTTCGCTAAAATCCTTCCATCCAACGACAGTACTTATATCGACTACCTCAATTTTAAACAAACGTTTGGTGAAGATGGAAATGTGATGGTTATTGGCTTCCAGGATAAGGCCCTGTTTAATCTAAAAAAGTTCAATGACTGGTATACTTTAAGTGAAGATATAAAGCGGTTAAAGGGCATCCAGGAAGTGATGTCGGTTGCTAAATTGTATAATGTTGTTCGCAATGACAGTCTGGACAAATTTGATTTTAAACCTGTGGTTACTCAGGTATTAAAAACCCAGCAGGAAGCTGATAGTATTAAAGGTGTAATTTATTCATTACCTATTTACGAGGGATTGATCTACAATAAGGAAAGTGGCGCCACGCTCATGGCGATCACTTTCAATAAAGCGGATCTAAACAGTAAACACCGGATTGAGCTGGTCGGTAACATTAAACAATTGGCAGGAAAATTTGCTGAAAAGCACAATATTAAAATTCATTATTCCGGGATGCCCTATATCCGTACCGAATTCATGGCTATCGTTTCCAGCGAAATGGTTTTATTCCTGGTATTAGCCATACTGGTAACCGCTTTAATCTTGTGGATATTCTTCCGTTCATTTACTTCGGTGCTGTTCTCTATTGTTGTGGTTATAATAGGTGTAATATGGTCCGTTGGTATACTTCATTTACTCAATTATAAAATTACGATCCTGACAGGCCTGATCCCACCGCTTATTATTGTGATTGGCATTCCGAACTGTATTTTTCTAATTAACAAATATCACCTCGAGTTTTCTACTCACGGAAACAAAATAAAAGCGCTTACCCGTACCATCCAAACAATAGGGCTTTCATTATTTCTTGCAAACATTACAACCGCCATTGGATTTGGAGTGCTTTATTTCACAAATAGTTCTTTGCTGGTAGAGTTTGGCATAGTAGCAGCGATAAATGTTATCATCACTTATTTCATTACGTTAATATTAATTCCTATCATTTTAAGTTTTCTGCCTGAGCCCGCCGCAAAATTTACCAAGCACCTCGAAGCCAAAAAATTAAATAAAGTGCTGGAATTAATCGATTACCTCGTGCATAATAAAAGAAAGGTCATTTATATGCTTACAACGGTTGTAACAATAATCTCTTTATATGGTATGACTAAAATTGAGATTATTGGATTTGTTGTTGATGACCTGCCGGAGAAGCATCCCATCTATTCCGATCTACGTTTTTTTGAACAGAATTTCAGAGGAGTTTTACCATTTGAAGTATTAATTGATACAAAAAGTGAGAACGGGGTATTTAATAATAATGCCGAAGCGCTTTATAAAATAAAATCATTGCAAAAGTTGTTTGCAGCTCATCCCGAATTTTCAAAGTCTTTATCCGTGGTTGATGCAATTAAATTCTCCTACCAGGCACACAAAGGCGGCAACCCGAAATATTATATTCTTCCCGGGATTACAGAGTTACAAAAGCTTTCCGGCTATGGCGATTCAATTAAAGGCAAAAAGAACAGATTCCAGAGCTTTATCGATAGTACCAAACGTCTTACACGTGTTACGGCGCAAATAGCCGATATAGGTTCTGAAAAAATGAAATTATTGGTGGCTGATCTGAGACCTGAAGTTGATTCCATTTTTGATCCTGAACATTACAATGTGAAATTAACAGGACATAGTTTAATGTTTTTGAAGGGAAACGATTACTTATTAAAGAATTTAATCGAAAGCCTTATTATAGAAATAGTTCTGATCATTCTTGTCGGCTTGGCTCTTTTCAGATCCGTTCGGATCATCTTTTTATCAAAATTGCCTTGTCTCATACCTCTTGTAATTACCGCCGGTATCATGGGTTTCTTAGGGATCCGGTTTAAGCCTTCCACCATCCTTATCTTCAGCATCGCCTTTGGTATTTCGTCGGATGGCACAATTTACTTTTTAACTAAATACAGGCAGGAGTTAAAACATCGCACCAAAAGTGTTACAGAAGCTATTTCAGCTACTATAAAGGATACAGGTATTAGCATGATATATACCGCCATCATTTTGTTCTGCGGCTTTGCCATATTTATTGCATCAAGTTTTGGTGGTACTGTAGCCTTGGGAGTTTTGATTTCTGTTACCTTGTTGGTTTCAATGGTTACCAATCTTATTTTACTTCCTTCTTTACTTCTTTCAATTGATAAAAAAGCAAGTAAAAAAGAAATGCTGGCGGAGCCTTTAGTAGGTCTTGAGGAAGATTAA